In Edaphobacter aggregans, the sequence CATCCCGCAGCGGCAGCAGTTCGCCGCGATACTGTAGCAACGGCCGACCTCCCGCATACTCAATCTGACTCAACGGCACGCTCTCAATCCGCTCCACTACATCCAGCGGCAGCGCCGTCCGTTCTCTCGCACGATCCTCAAACACCAGCAGCGAAACCTCAGCCCCTTGCACGACCTTCTCTTCCATCTCGATCTCGTCCTGCGCCTCCTCGACCGGCTTCACACCCGCGCGAGCCGCCGTAGCACCGATATCCAGAATCAGCGCCAACGTCCCATTGCCAAGCACCGTCGCTCCCGAGAACAACCCAATCTCCCGCAACACAGCTGACAACGGCTTCACCACAATCTCTTCCGGCGCGAGCAGATCATCCACTACCAGCCCATACCGGCAACCTTCAGCTTCCAGCACTGCGAGATAAAAACCGTGCGACTCCGCAGCATTCCTCTTCTCCAACTCAAGCAAACGCTCCAGCCAGACAATCGGCAGCAACCTCTCTCGCAACCGATAGACCTCCGCCGCGCCAACCCGCTCCACCGCTGTCTTCGCATCGCGCTGCGGAACATACACCAGCTCCACCAGAGCACTCTGCGGCAGCGCAAAACTCTGTCCTCCACTCCTTACCACCAGTGCCGGAACAATCGCAAGCGTCAACGGAACACGCAATCTCAGCGTGGTCCCCATCCCCACCTTCGACTCCAGCTCTACACTTCCGCCGACTTTCTCCACATTGGCCCGCACAACATCCATGCCAACGCCGCGGCCCGAAACCGTCGTCACCGCCGCCGCTGTTGAGAACCCAGGCAGAAAAATCAGCTGCAACGCCTCGCGTTCCGTCATCTCCGTCGCCTGCTCAGGCGTCACCAGCCCGCGCTCAACAGCCTTCGCCAGCACGCGCTCCATCGCAATGCCCGCGCCGTCATCCGCGACCTCAATCACCACCGATCCGCTCTGATGAAACGCTCTCAGTCGCAGACATCCTTCCGAGGGCTTACCCGCCATCACGCGAACTTCAGGCGCTTCAATCCCATGATCCACAGCATTCCGCACCGCATGGGTGAGTGGATCCTTGATCGCCTCTAGAAGACTTTTATCCAGTCCAGTCTCCTGACCAAAAAATTCCACTCGCACCTCACGCCTGCAAGTCCGCGCCAAATCCCGAACCATCCGCGGAAACTTCCCAAACAGATGTCCCACTGGCTGCATCCGCGCCTGCATCACGCTCTCGCGCAGATCCGCGGTCACACTATCCAGCCGCCGCGCCAGCTCCGGAAAATTCGAAGCATCCATATTGCTCTGCAGCATCTGATTCCGAGTCAGCACCAACTCGCCAACCAGATTCATCATCCGGTTCAGCACCTCGACATCGATACGCAGCGTCTTCTCACTAGCAGCCGAACTCATCGAAGAAGCCGAGGCTTCCACCGGCATCATCTTCGGCCCGCTCACCGCAGCACCAGAACTCACTACAGGAGCAGCATCCTCATTCAGAGCGGCCAGCACGGTAATCAGCTCACTGTCTTCATCGCCAATCCGTGTACCCTCGCCACCCGTCTCCTCGATCAGCATCAAAATCTCACGCAGCCGATCCAGCAGACTCAGCAATCCACTGATCAGCTCCGAGGTCACTGCCAACTTCCCATCGCGCAACGAGCCCAGCAGATGCTCTCCCGCGTGAGCAAGCTTCTCCAGCCGGTCGAAGCCCAGAAATCCTGTCGTCCCCTTGATCGTATGCACCGCGCGGAAGATCTCTCCCACCAGTTGCTCGCCATCGCCAGGCCGCACCTCAAGCTCAGTCAGGCACCGTTCCATCCGGTCCAGCCCTTCCTGGCTCTCCGCAATAAACTCTTTAGTCAGGTCGTCCACAACCCTCTTATCGGGCAAAGCACCCTAAGCCATTAGCACCACCCCACTTGCCATCGCTCCCGCACACCCGATAGCCTCACTCTTACCATGTCGTCTCTCACACCAGCTCAGATCGCCGATCTCCACCAGCGCGCCATCGCCGTCGCCCATCACGCCTACGCCCCCTACAGCAACTTCCGAGTAGGCGCTGCCCTCCTCCTCGACAACGGAGCCATCCTTACCGGCTGCAACGTCGAAAACGCCTCCTACCGCCTCACCACCTGCGCCGAGCAATCCGCCATCGCCGCCGCCGTCAGCCAGCATGGCCCAACCATCCGCATCCGCGCCATCGTCATCGCCAACCTAAACGACACCGCCAGCCAACCTTGCGGAGCCTGCCGCCAGACCATCCACGAGTTCAGCACGCCCGACACGCAAGTCTTCTTCCCCGCCGAAGATGGCACTCTCACCTCATCCACCATCGCCGACCTACTCCCCGCAGCATTTCTTCTGAGCAAATGACCCAGACCATCCACCCCATTGACGTCATCATCCACAAGCGCGACGGCCTCACCCTCACCGATGCCGAAATCGAAGCCTTCATCCGCGCTATCGTTGACCGCACCCCTGACAACCAACTCGTCACTGACGCCCAAATCGCCGCCTTTCTCATGGCCGTCTTCCAACGCGGCCTCTCCCCCCACGAGCTCGCCACCCTCACCTCAGCCATGCGCTACTCCGGCGAGACCTTCGACGCCACGTCCCTCCACACCTTCACGATCGACAAGCACTCCACCGGAGGCGTCGGCGACAAGACCTCCCTCCTCATTGCCCCCATCCTCGCAGCCGCCGGCCTCGCCTCGCCCACGCCCGCCGGAGTCCCTGGCATCTGTGTCCCCATGATCAGCGGCCGCTCCCTCGGCCACACCGGTGGCACCCTCGACAAGCTCGAAACCATCCCCGGCTTCAACACCCAGCTCAGCCTCACACAACTAGCCGACACCCTAAAAAAATGTGGAGCCGCTCTCATCGGCCAAACTCCACGCATCGTCCCCGCCGACCGAATCCTCTACGCCCTCCGCGACCACACTGGCACCGTAGAATCCGCCTTCCTCATCACCGCAAGCATCATGAGCAAAAAGCTCGCCGAGTCCCTCAACGCCCTCGTCCTCGACGTCAAAGTAGGCTCCGGCGCCTTCATGCCCACCTACGAAAGCTCCAAATTCCTCGCCAAACTCATGGTCCAAACCGGCGAAGCCTCAGGCACGCGAACCGTCGCCCTCCTCACCTCCATGGACGAGCCCCTCGGCCGCTTCTCCGGCAACTGGATCGAAGTCTGGGAGTGCATCGACATCATGAAGCAGGACCGGCATCCCATGTCCGCCGACCTCATCGAACTCACCAACATCCTCGCCGGCTGGATGCTTTACCTAGCTGATCATGCCATTACGCCAGAAGACGGTGCCGTACTCTCTGACGAGTATCTCCGCAGCGGCGAAGCCTACAGCGCATGGCTGAAAATCGTCGCCGCGCAAGGCGGAGACACCTCCCTCTTCGAAGACCCCGCCACCCACCACAAACCCACCGGCACCCGGACCATCACCGCTCCACAAGACGGTTACCTCACCTCCATGGACTGCAAGCAAGTAGGCTGGGCCGTCCAGCGCCTCGGAGCAGGCCGCGCTAAACCCGGCGACCCCGTCAGCGCCCACGCCGGCATCGAAATGCATGCCAAACTAGGCGACCGCATCACCGAAGGACAACCCCTGGTCACCCTCTTCGCAGAAGACCCCACCCTCCTCAACGAACCCGAACACATGCTGCGCGAAACCCTCAAGATCACGCCAATGCTCGCCCCAAAACAACCTCTCATCCGCGAGGTCGTCACCATGTAGCTCAGGGTTCAATGACTGGTGATGATCAACTCTCCATAGGTCGTCTCGCACATCCCGTAGATCGCTCCAGACACGCACGCACCAGCAGAGTATTTGTAGCACCCAGGCGTCTTTGCCACGACCGTAACATCCTTGGCCGACCCGCCAATGATCGCCCCATCCGGATCGAATGCGGCTATCGGTCCGACATCAACAAGGAAGCCGGTATTCCTCCCCGTACTTTTCCAGATCACCTTGGTGCCCGGCTTCAGGCAGAATAGCGAACCACTCTTTGCGTCGGGAATACTTGGTGTAGAGGAAGCCGAATTCCCGGTCCGTTTCACATTCACAGTACACGGCTCCGTAGCAGATCCGCACGTATTGCTAGCAGTACAGAGCTGCTCCGGGTGTGCTTCCTTGCAAGCGTACTTGTTCTTCGATTGCGCCATGGCAGATGCAGCCAGAACGAGGGGGAACGCGAACACAGCGCACCGCATTGCGAAACATCCTTGATTAATCAAAGCGTGCCTCACGAGATTAATTTTTCAAAACGGCCCGCATTGCTGGAATGGCTACCGCCAAACGAAGCCCCATAACCTTCGCGCGAACTCAAATCGCCGAACTAGTTCTCACCTTTAGTTCCAGCCCAATCAATAATCCCGCTAAGTCTCCACGCGTTTTGACGCAGTTCGATTTGGAGCTGTCCTTCTTTATCGATGACCAACTGAGCTGCCGGATACAAAATGCCCGAACTCTTGCCCTTGTCCTTATCGTTCAGGTCGAACTCACCCGCCGTCAGGTTGAACGCCTGTGATTGAGAGTCGGCCCATGCTTCGCCAAACCTGATCTGCCGGTTGGTGACGAAGCGGATCTTCCGTCCAGTCGGAGTCGGAATTTCCCGAATGAAGCTGAGGTCATAACCAAGAGTCCCCGTAATTGCTATCCGACCCACTGCGGGCATCTTGCTCAGAGCATTCACCAATCCCTGATTTTGGCCTTTCATGTAGGCCTCCACCAGAGCTTGCCGGCTCTCCTCTGTCGAAAATTCGAAAATCATGACCTTAATTCCGATGTTCTGGCCCATCTGTGTACTGGTGCCGAATGCCTGGGCTTCAATCGTTTCGTATTTATCTCTCGCGAAACCCGTAGTAGCCGCGATCGATAGTAGAACCACAACCAACACGCCCTTTGCCGTAAGCAATAGAAGTTTTGCCGCTCTGGTCATATTTCGCTCCAGTCTCGCGGTGTTGGCCCTCACCGAAATCATTCCATTTTCTGGGGAGGATTATAGGCTTCTCAATCCAATCGCGAACAATCAGAGCCATTAGTTTCGAGTAAACGACGGATGAACAACGTCGGCCCTGAAAATTCCATTGCACAGGACCATCCATCCACGGCGTCAACTATTCCCTGCCCTTCTATAGAAGGCTCAAAGCATACAACTAAGGGGTGCCCCACATCTCGATTCAGAGATGTGGGTTTTCCAAGACGCCGAATAACGCCACTAAGGCGTAGTCATCTTCAGATTCGTCACTACCGCATCCGTATTGTGCGCGAACCGAAGCCCGTACACACCATCGGTCGACTTCAGCTTCCCCGCCGTCACCAGTTCCGACTTATCAAACGTCTTGACCACAGTCCCATTGATGATGCACGACACCTTGTCGCCCTTCACCTGCATCGCAATGTCCTGCGTCACCGGCTGCCCCGGCCCCGCCGCTTTATGAACCGCGTCACTCGCCTCGCGCCTTCCATTCATCTGGAACGCATCCGGCCCAAACCCGCGTACGATAAAGTTCCCACTCCCATAAGCCGCACAGTACAGATAGCTTTGCTGGCCTGTCCCCAGATCATTGCCCGCAATCACAATCCCATAAGGATGCGGATGCGTATTCAGGTTCATAAACTTCGGCTCAGTAAATGTAGCCGACACCGTGTAATCGCCCTTGGCCACATTCTTCGGATTCCAGTACGTGATCGCCGGCCCCGTCGTCACCTTAAGGTCCTTGCCCTCCATCACGAGCTTCGCATCACTCACTGTCTGCCCGGCCTTCTCAGCGTCAGGGTCAATCTTTCCCTGCCAGCCCGTCGCCTGAATGCCGCCCCCTGCGACCTTGCGGTTAGTATCCGGCGACTCCTGCCCATAAACCAGACCACTCAAAACAAACGCCACAGCGGCAACTCGAATCACAGTCGGAACGCGGTACATGGAAACTCCTTCGCAACCTAAAGTAGGAACAGCCCGATTATATCCAGCCGCCCGCCACAGCCCCCACCACCAGAAAAGGTTCCTTCCCTTTCACCACCGCTTCCGGCAAAGGCGCATCCGGCGACTCATGTGACAAATCCTCCTCACACGCAAAGAACCGCAAAAACGCGCGCCGCTGCAGCGTCCCATGCTCCCGAATCGTCCCGCACAACATGGGATACTGAGCCTCCAGCGCGTCGAGCACCGAACGCTGCGTCACCTCGCCCACCACATCGAGCGTCACCTCGCCACTCACCCTCGCAAGCGTCCGCAAATGCGCCGGAAGCACCACACGAATCATGACAGCGTCTGCGACCCCGAAGACAACGTCTGCACCTCAACCGATAGCACCGCCGGCAAATCCCGCACAATCGGCATCCAGCTGCTGCCACCATCCGGCGAACAGTACACCTGCCCGCCCGTCGTCCCGAAGTACACCCCGCACTCCTCCAGCGAATCTACCGACATCGCATCGCGCAGCACATTCACATAGCAATCGCTCTGCGGCAGCCCCTTCGTAAGCGGCTCCCACTCATTCCCGCCCGTCTTACTGCGATACACCCGCAGCTTCCCGTCCAGCGGATAGTGCTCCGAGTCGCTCTTGATCGGCACTACAAAAATCGTCTCCGGTTCATGCGCATGAACATCGATCGCGAACCCATAATCCGTCGGCAGATTCCCGCTCACCTCCTGCCACGAATCACCCGCATTATCACTCCTCATCACATCCCAGTGCTTCTGCATAAACAAAGTGCCGGGCCGTGACGGATGCATCGCAATATGATGAACGCAATGCCCCACCTCAGCCGTCGGATCGGGAATATGCTCCGACCGCAGCCCCTGATTAATCGGCCGCCACGTCTTCCCGCCATCGTCCGTCCTGAAAGCCCCCGCAGACGAGATCGCTATATAGATCCGCGCAGCATCACTCGGATCCAGAATGATCGTGTGCAGACACATTCCGCCCGCACCCGGCTGCCAATGCGGTCCCGAGCCATGCCCGCGCAAACCTGACAGCTCCTCCCAATTCTTCCCGCCATCACTCGACCGAAACAAAGCAGCATCTTCCACACCGGCATACACCGTCTCCGCATCCGTCAGCGAAGGCTCCAGATGCCAGACTCGCTTGAACTCCCACGGATGTGGCGTCCCGTCATACCACTGATGCGTCCCCGGAACACCGTCGTAAGCAAACTTGTTCCCCATCTGCTCCCACGTCTTGCCGCCGTCATTCGATCGCTGAATAATCTGCCCAAACCACCCGCTCGACTGCGACGCATACAAACGGTTCGGATCGACCGGCGACCCCTTGACGTGATAGATCTCCCATCCGGCAAAGTGCGGTCCACTGATCTCCCACTTCTCGCGCTTCCCATCCGACGTCAAAACAAACGCGCCCTTCCGCGTCCCAACCAATACCCGTACCTTGCTCATACCGCACTCCTTTCCGAACTTTCCTCATAATCGATACGATCATCCGCCCGCCTGGTTCGAGTCAATGTATCACCTCTATCCCAAGGAAATCCTAGGTGGCACCGCCTTTTAACCATTACACTCAGCAGATAGCCACATCACCGTAACAAGCGCAGGAGAGCAAACCCTTTGGCACGATTCACCGGTCTTCTCGGACTCATCACCTTCCTCTCCCTCGCCTACGCTTTCTCCACCAACCGCCGCGCGATCAAGTGGCGCACCGTAGTCTGGGGCCTCGGCCTCCAGATCTTCTTCGCCTTCCTCGTCATCAAGTGGACCTATGGCCAGACCCTCCTCCACAAAGCCAGCGTAGCCGTCACAGCCCTGCTCAGCCACGCCGTCGACGGCTCCTCCATGGTCTTCGGCCCCCTCGGAACCCCCGGCAACCCCCTCGCCGTCTTCGCCTTCGCCGTCCTGCCGACCATCATCTTCATCTCGGCCTTCTTCGCCATCCTCTATCACATAGGCTTCATGCAGCAGGTCATCCGCGTCGTCGCATGGATCATGCAGCGCACCATGGGCACCAGCGGCGCCGAGTCCACCAACGTCGCCGCCAGCATCTTCATGGGCCAGACCGAAGCCCCCCTCACCATCCGCCCCTTCCTCAGCGGAGCCACCCGCTCCGAACTCATGACCATCATGACCTCCGGCATGGCCCACGTCTCCGGCGGAATCATGGCGGCCTACATCAGCTTCGGCATCAACGCCCAGGACCTTCTCTCCGCCGTCATCATGACCGCCCCCGGCACGATCCTCGTCGCCAAGATGCTCGTCCCCGAGACCGAGGTCCCCGCCACCGCCGGCACCGTCCACATGCCCCCCAACGAGGAGCACAAAAACGACAACTTCATCGCCGCCATCGCCCGCGGCACCATCGACGGCGGCCAACTCGCCTTCAATGTAGCCATCATGCTCATCAGCTTCCTCGCGCTGGTCGGTCTGCTCAACGCCATGATGCTGGGCATCAGCAACTTCCTCTGGGCCCACGGCCACATCCCCTTCCCGCACTCCCTTAACAGCGTCCTCGGCGTCATCGGAGCCCCCGTAGCGTGGCTCATCGGCATCCCCTGGCACGAAGCCCCCGCCATCGGCAACCTCCTCGGCACCCGCGCCGTCCTCAACGAGTTCGTCGCCTACACCCAGCTAGGTCTGCAGAAATCCACCCTTACCCCACGCACCTTCTCCATCGCGACCTTCGCCCTCTGCGGCTTCGCGAACATCGGCAGCATCGGTATGCAGATCGGCGGCATCGGAGCACTCGCCCCCAACCGCCGCAACGACCTTGCCCAACTAGGCCTCCGCGCCATGCTCGCCGGAACCATGGCCAACCTGATGTCCGCCAGCATCGTCTCCATGCTCATCCACTAGTCGGATAGGCAGGAGGGCTTTCGTCTCGTCATGATGTTCTAATAGCTGGCATGTTCCTCAAACAGTACTACCTCGGCTGCCTCGCCCACGCCTCGTATCTGATCGCCGACGAAGCCAGCGCCACCGCAATCGTGGTCGACCCGCAGCGCGACATCCAGCAATACATCGACGACGCCGAAAAACTCGGCGTACAGATCCGACACGTCTTCCTCTCTCACTTCCACGCCGACTTCATCGCCGGCCATCTCGAGCTGCGCGACCGCTGCGGAGCAGACATCCGTCTCGGCTCCCGAGCACAAGCCGAGTACAAATTCATCCCCATGAAAGACGGTGACACCCTCGACCTCCCCGGCCTCCGTCTCCAGATCCTCGAGACCCCCGGCCACACCATCGAGTCCATCTCGATCCTCGTCTTCGACCTCCAAAAGTCCCACGACAAACCCTACGCCGTCCTCACCGGAGACACCCTCTTCATCGGCGACGTCGGCCGCCCCGACCTCCGCGCCTCTCTCGGCTGGACCGCCCAGGAACTCGGCGGCCATCTCTACGACTCGCTCCACAACAAGCTCCTGCCCCTCCCCGACGACACCCTCGTCTACCCAGCCCACGGCGCCGGCTCTCTCTGCGGAAAGAACATCTCCTCTGACACCGTCTCCACCCTCGGCGATCAGCGTCGCTTCAACTACGCCCTGCAGCCCATGACCAAGGAGCAGTTCATCCGCATCGTCGCCGCCGACCAACCCGACGCCCCAGCCTACTTCACCTACGACGCCATCCTCAACACCCGCGAGCGCGCCACTCTCGAAAAATCCCTCGAACAGGTGCTGCAACCGATCGAACTCGATGAAGTTCTTCGCATGGGCGACACCGGCTCTCAAATTCTCGACGTCCGCGACGCCGCCGAATACGCCAAAGGACACCTCGCCGGCAGCATCAACATCGGCCTTGGCGGTCAGTACGCCACCTGGGCCGGCTCTGTCCTGAACTCCACCAAACCCATCGTCATCATCGCCGAGCCGGGGCGCGAACAGGAGGCCGCCCTCCGACTCGGACGCATCGGGTTCGATCACGTCAAAGGCTACCTCAAACATGGAATGGGAGCTCTAGCCGAACGCCAGGACCTCGTCTGGCCCACCGAGCGCGTAAGCCCGCCCATGCTGGCCGAAGAGCTCTCCTCCCAAGATCCCCCCGTAGTCA encodes:
- a CDS encoding chemotaxis protein CheA; its protein translation is MDDLTKEFIAESQEGLDRMERCLTELEVRPGDGEQLVGEIFRAVHTIKGTTGFLGFDRLEKLAHAGEHLLGSLRDGKLAVTSELISGLLSLLDRLREILMLIEETGGEGTRIGDEDSELITVLAALNEDAAPVVSSGAAVSGPKMMPVEASASSMSSAASEKTLRIDVEVLNRMMNLVGELVLTRNQMLQSNMDASNFPELARRLDSVTADLRESVMQARMQPVGHLFGKFPRMVRDLARTCRREVRVEFFGQETGLDKSLLEAIKDPLTHAVRNAVDHGIEAPEVRVMAGKPSEGCLRLRAFHQSGSVVIEVADDGAGIAMERVLAKAVERGLVTPEQATEMTEREALQLIFLPGFSTAAAVTTVSGRGVGMDVVRANVEKVGGSVELESKVGMGTTLRLRVPLTLAIVPALVVRSGGQSFALPQSALVELVYVPQRDAKTAVERVGAAEVYRLRERLLPIVWLERLLELEKRNAAESHGFYLAVLEAEGCRYGLVVDDLLAPEEIVVKPLSAVLREIGLFSGATVLGNGTLALILDIGATAARAGVKPVEEAQDEIEMEEKVVQGAEVSLLVFEDRARERTALPLDVVERIESVPLSQIEYAGGRPLLQYRGELLPLRDEGRVLAELEAEQERGEEATVTVLICRNSRKSAVRRTGMVVRRVLDVSGGTLLEKDDATGEMELALVKEKLTTIHREFEAKSAPEWKEVA
- the cdd gene encoding cytidine deaminase, giving the protein MSSLTPAQIADLHQRAIAVAHHAYAPYSNFRVGAALLLDNGAILTGCNVENASYRLTTCAEQSAIAAAVSQHGPTIRIRAIVIANLNDTASQPCGACRQTIHEFSTPDTQVFFPAEDGTLTSSTIADLLPAAFLLSK
- a CDS encoding thymidine phosphorylase is translated as MTQTIHPIDVIIHKRDGLTLTDAEIEAFIRAIVDRTPDNQLVTDAQIAAFLMAVFQRGLSPHELATLTSAMRYSGETFDATSLHTFTIDKHSTGGVGDKTSLLIAPILAAAGLASPTPAGVPGICVPMISGRSLGHTGGTLDKLETIPGFNTQLSLTQLADTLKKCGAALIGQTPRIVPADRILYALRDHTGTVESAFLITASIMSKKLAESLNALVLDVKVGSGAFMPTYESSKFLAKLMVQTGEASGTRTVALLTSMDEPLGRFSGNWIEVWECIDIMKQDRHPMSADLIELTNILAGWMLYLADHAITPEDGAVLSDEYLRSGEAYSAWLKIVAAQGGDTSLFEDPATHHKPTGTRTITAPQDGYLTSMDCKQVGWAVQRLGAGRAKPGDPVSAHAGIEMHAKLGDRITEGQPLVTLFAEDPTLLNEPEHMLRETLKITPMLAPKQPLIREVVTM
- a CDS encoding MoaD/ThiS family protein, with the protein product MIRVVLPAHLRTLARVSGEVTLDVVGEVTQRSVLDALEAQYPMLCGTIREHGTLQRRAFLRFFACEEDLSHESPDAPLPEAVVKGKEPFLVVGAVAGGWI
- a CDS encoding WD40/YVTN/BNR-like repeat-containing protein, yielding MSKVRVLVGTRKGAFVLTSDGKREKWEISGPHFAGWEIYHVKGSPVDPNRLYASQSSGWFGQIIQRSNDGGKTWEQMGNKFAYDGVPGTHQWYDGTPHPWEFKRVWHLEPSLTDAETVYAGVEDAALFRSSDGGKNWEELSGLRGHGSGPHWQPGAGGMCLHTIILDPSDAARIYIAISSAGAFRTDDGGKTWRPINQGLRSEHIPDPTAEVGHCVHHIAMHPSRPGTLFMQKHWDVMRSDNAGDSWQEVSGNLPTDYGFAIDVHAHEPETIFVVPIKSDSEHYPLDGKLRVYRSKTGGNEWEPLTKGLPQSDCYVNVLRDAMSVDSLEECGVYFGTTGGQVYCSPDGGSSWMPIVRDLPAVLSVEVQTLSSGSQTLS
- a CDS encoding NupC/NupG family nucleoside CNT transporter codes for the protein MARFTGLLGLITFLSLAYAFSTNRRAIKWRTVVWGLGLQIFFAFLVIKWTYGQTLLHKASVAVTALLSHAVDGSSMVFGPLGTPGNPLAVFAFAVLPTIIFISAFFAILYHIGFMQQVIRVVAWIMQRTMGTSGAESTNVAASIFMGQTEAPLTIRPFLSGATRSELMTIMTSGMAHVSGGIMAAYISFGINAQDLLSAVIMTAPGTILVAKMLVPETEVPATAGTVHMPPNEEHKNDNFIAAIARGTIDGGQLAFNVAIMLISFLALVGLLNAMMLGISNFLWAHGHIPFPHSLNSVLGVIGAPVAWLIGIPWHEAPAIGNLLGTRAVLNEFVAYTQLGLQKSTLTPRTFSIATFALCGFANIGSIGMQIGGIGALAPNRRNDLAQLGLRAMLAGTMANLMSASIVSMLIH
- a CDS encoding MBL fold metallo-hydrolase is translated as MFLKQYYLGCLAHASYLIADEASATAIVVDPQRDIQQYIDDAEKLGVQIRHVFLSHFHADFIAGHLELRDRCGADIRLGSRAQAEYKFIPMKDGDTLDLPGLRLQILETPGHTIESISILVFDLQKSHDKPYAVLTGDTLFIGDVGRPDLRASLGWTAQELGGHLYDSLHNKLLPLPDDTLVYPAHGAGSLCGKNISSDTVSTLGDQRRFNYALQPMTKEQFIRIVAADQPDAPAYFTYDAILNTRERATLEKSLEQVLQPIELDEVLRMGDTGSQILDVRDAAEYAKGHLAGSINIGLGGQYATWAGSVLNSTKPIVIIAEPGREQEAALRLGRIGFDHVKGYLKHGMGALAERQDLVWPTERVSPPMLAEELSSQDPPVVIDIRTPREWNVGHLNGSINVPLAHLQQRMDEVPHDRRIAVHCAGGYRSSIAASILHQHGITNLIELAGGITAWEAAKLPVITS